CCCTCGGCCATCAGCCATCAGGTCCGCGCGCTCGAAGACACGCTGGGCCGGCCGCTGTTTCGCCGGCTCACGCGGCAGCTCGCGCTGACGCCTGCCGGAGAGCGGCTGTTCGACGACCTCCGCGCGGGCTTCGACGCGCTCGAGGCCGGCGTCGAAAGGCTGCGCCAGCCGCCGGCCTCGCAGGCCGTCACGCTCACCACCAACACCGCCTTCGCGGCCCGCTGGGTATTGCCGCGGATGGCGGCCTTTCGCAAGGCCTGCCCGGGCATCGAGCTGCGGCTGCATGCCAGCGACACGCTGGTCGACCTGGCGCGCGGCGGCGCCGACATTGCCGTGCGGTCGGGCAGCGGCAACTGGCCGGGCCTGGTATCGCGCGAGCTGATGCCCGAGCGCTACGCGCCGCTGTGCAGCCCGATGCTGGGCCTGAAGCGCGCGGGCGATCTGCCGAAGCACCAGCTGATCCATTGCGACTGGCAGCCCGGCGCCGCCGCGCCCGCGCTGTGGCCGCGCTGGTTCAAGCAAGCCGGCATTGCGCCGCCGCGTGGCCGGTCGATGAAGGCCGCGGGCCTGTCGTTCTCGGACGAGACCCACGCCATCCTCGCCGCGCTCGCGGGCCACGGCGTGGCGCTCCTGAGCCTCACGCTCGCAGCCGAGGAACTGCGCAGCGGCGCGCTGGTGCAGCCCTTCGGGCCGGCGCTCGACACGGGCAGCTACTTTCTCGCGGTGGCCGCCGGACATGAAGGCGAGCCGGCCGTGCGTGCTGTGTGGGAGTGGGTTGAGTCGCAGGCTGCGCAGGCCTGAAACCTGCCCATTGGATCGAATGCTTCCGACCGGCGGCTGTTGTTCAGGGCGCGATCCCGCCGACGGGGTACCTTGCTCCGCGAATGTCCCCCGCCTTCGGCTCCTCCTTTATTTCGCTGCGCAAGGCACCCCATCAGCGAGATCATTTTCAGAGCAGTCGTTGATCAGCGATACACCAGCAGCGTGCCCTGGTGCACAGGGCATCGGGTGCTCCCCGCAGCGAAATCAAGGAGGAGGCCGAAGGCCGGGGGACATTC
This genomic window from Variovorax paradoxus contains:
- a CDS encoding LysR substrate-binding domain-containing protein; amino-acid sequence: MNEIGSSVRRPRRLPPLLSLRAFEAAAAHLSFQRAALELSVTPSAISHQVRALEDTLGRPLFRRLTRQLALTPAGERLFDDLRAGFDALEAGVERLRQPPASQAVTLTTNTAFAARWVLPRMAAFRKACPGIELRLHASDTLVDLARGGADIAVRSGSGNWPGLVSRELMPERYAPLCSPMLGLKRAGDLPKHQLIHCDWQPGAAAPALWPRWFKQAGIAPPRGRSMKAAGLSFSDETHAILAALAGHGVALLSLTLAAEELRSGALVQPFGPALDTGSYFLAVAAGHEGEPAVRAVWEWVESQAAQA